A window of Chloroflexota bacterium contains these coding sequences:
- a CDS encoding ABC transporter permease codes for MRSALVIAAKDLRQRARDRSVYVFAIAAPLGLAAIFGFVFNPISDADFTATFAVADIDQGPLAAPLVDGVLGGLAEDGNVNLVRTASAEEATRLVEGDGERADQDVDAAIIIPAEFSARVQTGRPSELRVIQNVNSTLASTLALAIVQEYARQLDYVQGAVVTVVSSDPARLADAAAIAQRAGDTPSPVSVRDVSATIKQLDNTTFYAAGLATFFLFFTVTFGVNSLLEERHAGTLSRLLAAPLPQWSIILGKAITAFGLGLVSMLILIVGTSFILGADWGNPVGVALLVVAATASAIGVMAMVSALARTSEQGAVFSSIAAVVLGILGGTFFPINQAGGVLAGLRYAAPHAWFLQGLGDLAGGSIGVIVPAIAALLVFTAVTSGIALALLRRRLNP; via the coding sequence CGGCAGCGCGCCCGGGACCGCTCGGTGTACGTGTTCGCCATCGCCGCCCCTCTCGGCCTGGCGGCCATCTTCGGCTTCGTCTTCAACCCCATCAGCGACGCCGACTTCACGGCGACGTTCGCCGTGGCCGACATCGATCAGGGGCCGCTCGCGGCCCCGCTGGTGGACGGCGTGCTCGGTGGTCTCGCGGAAGACGGAAACGTCAACCTGGTGCGCACCGCGAGCGCGGAAGAGGCCACGCGCCTGGTTGAGGGCGACGGCGAACGCGCCGACCAGGACGTGGACGCGGCCATCATCATTCCGGCTGAGTTCTCCGCCCGCGTGCAGACCGGCCGGCCGTCGGAGCTCCGCGTCATCCAGAACGTGAACTCGACCCTCGCGTCGACCCTGGCCCTGGCGATCGTCCAGGAATACGCCCGGCAGCTCGACTACGTGCAGGGAGCGGTGGTAACCGTGGTTTCGTCGGATCCCGCGCGCCTGGCCGACGCGGCGGCGATCGCGCAGCGTGCCGGGGACACACCTAGCCCGGTTTCGGTGCGGGACGTCTCCGCGACCATCAAGCAGCTGGACAACACGACGTTCTATGCCGCCGGGCTCGCCACGTTTTTCTTGTTCTTCACGGTGACGTTCGGCGTCAACAGCCTGCTGGAAGAGCGCCACGCGGGCACGCTGAGCCGCTTGCTGGCGGCGCCCCTGCCGCAGTGGTCGATCATCCTCGGCAAGGCGATCACGGCGTTTGGCCTGGGCCTGGTGAGCATGCTGATCCTGATCGTGGGCACCAGTTTCATTCTGGGCGCCGATTGGGGCAATCCCGTCGGCGTGGCGCTGCTGGTCGTGGCGGCCACGGCGTCGGCCATCGGCGTGATGGCCATGGTGAGCGCATTGGCGCGAACGTCGGAGCAGGGCGCGGTGTTCTCGTCCATCGCCGCCGTTGTGCTGGGAATCCTCGGCGGGACGTTCTTCCCGATCAATCAGGCCGGCGGTGTGCTCGCAGGCCTTCGCTATGCCGCGCCGCACGCCTGGTTCCTCCAGGGGCTGGGCGATCTGGCCGGCGGCTCGATCGGCGTCATCGTGCCCGCGATCGCGGCGCTGCTCGTGTTCACCGCCGTGACTTCGGGGATCGCGCTGGCGCTGCTCCGGCGGAGGCTCAATCCATGA
- a CDS encoding ABC transporter permease — translation MKALAIAGSNLRRFARERSNVFFVLILPMLLILVLGSVFGRGFEPRVGLVAPGTGDLTSALVEGLEAHEGFEVNRHDDRDAVVRAVERGELEAGLILPSDYDDAIRTGNAVEVDFIARPGQDSLSIRRTIDALLAEQMALPRIAGFVAKEAGIPYDQAVAQASAVTGETAGVQVESTVAGESFIGRRSWGQFDLGAQQQLMLFMFLTSLAGSAALVQTRRLGIARRMFATPTTVRTILLGEGLGRFGVALVQGVYIMLGTMLIFGVRWGDPLSAVLIVLAFGLVGSGAAMLMGALFSNDQQAAPVGVFLGLGTAALGGCMMPLYVMELFAPAVWTVAHVMPHAWALEAFEVLAIQDGGVGDVLPFLGILLGYAAAFYVLAIWRLRVVLTR, via the coding sequence ATGAAGGCGCTCGCGATCGCCGGCTCGAATCTGCGTCGCTTCGCGCGCGAGCGCAGCAACGTGTTCTTCGTCCTCATCCTCCCCATGCTGCTCATCCTGGTGCTGGGCTCGGTGTTCGGACGCGGATTCGAGCCGCGCGTGGGCCTGGTGGCTCCGGGAACCGGCGACCTGACGAGTGCCTTGGTCGAAGGCCTCGAGGCGCACGAGGGATTCGAGGTGAATAGGCACGACGATCGCGACGCCGTGGTTCGCGCCGTCGAGCGCGGCGAGTTGGAGGCCGGCCTGATCCTTCCGTCCGACTACGACGACGCCATTCGCACCGGCAACGCGGTCGAGGTCGACTTCATCGCGCGCCCGGGACAGGATTCGCTGAGCATCCGCCGCACCATCGACGCGCTGCTGGCGGAGCAGATGGCGCTGCCGCGCATTGCCGGATTCGTCGCCAAGGAGGCCGGGATTCCCTATGACCAAGCGGTGGCCCAGGCGTCCGCCGTGACCGGCGAAACCGCCGGCGTGCAGGTCGAGTCGACGGTTGCCGGAGAGTCGTTCATCGGCCGCCGCAGCTGGGGGCAATTCGATCTCGGCGCCCAACAGCAGCTCATGCTCTTCATGTTTCTCACCTCGCTTGCGGGGTCGGCCGCGCTGGTGCAGACGCGGCGATTGGGCATCGCGCGCCGCATGTTCGCCACGCCCACGACCGTGCGCACCATCCTGCTCGGCGAGGGCCTGGGACGATTCGGGGTCGCGTTAGTGCAGGGCGTCTACATCATGCTGGGCACGATGCTGATCTTCGGCGTGCGCTGGGGCGATCCGCTCAGCGCCGTTCTGATCGTGCTCGCGTTCGGCCTCGTCGGCAGCGGGGCCGCCATGCTCATGGGCGCGCTGTTCAGCAACGACCAACAGGCGGCGCCGGTGGGCGTGTTCCTGGGACTGGGCACCGCGGCCCTCGGCGGCTGCATGATGCCGCTCTATGTGATGGAGCTATTTGCCCCCGCCGTGTGGACCGTGGCGCACGTGATGCCGCACGCCTGGGCGCTGGAGGCATTCGAGGTCCTGGCGATCCAAGACGGCGGCGTGGGCGACGTGCTGCCGTTCCTCGGCATCCTGCTCGGCTACGCGGCAGCGTTCTACGTGCTGGCCATCTGGCGACTGCGGGTGGTCCTCACCCGCTAG
- a CDS encoding sugar phosphate isomerase/epimerase, translating into MKLAYNTLEFGSTPDLERMLAEIKQTGWDSWEVRQSLDWLGSAKRVSEVSSAAGLPVAGVCGRDWNFADDPAVFEANCRRIEFTADVGADAFVIMAPERPENRPPSTDEINRFAAAAEALRKFGADRGATVVFHFHTGQLVQTEPEIRQVLDAAPDLELCIDVSHAQLIGWDACECLREFAQRLSYVHLQDYRGWRYVNVGGGDLFPSIPAIFDTLDDIQFDGWVVCHGGRLVDQPPRERARISREYLRSIGR; encoded by the coding sequence ATGAAGCTTGCCTACAACACGCTGGAGTTTGGATCCACGCCGGACCTCGAGCGCATGCTCGCCGAGATCAAGCAGACCGGCTGGGACAGCTGGGAGGTGCGGCAGTCGCTCGACTGGCTCGGCTCGGCGAAGCGCGTGTCCGAAGTCTCCTCTGCAGCCGGACTGCCGGTGGCCGGCGTGTGCGGGCGGGACTGGAATTTCGCCGATGATCCGGCGGTCTTCGAAGCCAACTGCCGGCGCATCGAGTTCACGGCGGACGTCGGCGCGGACGCCTTCGTGATCATGGCGCCGGAGCGGCCCGAGAATCGTCCGCCGTCCACCGATGAGATCAACCGCTTCGCGGCGGCGGCGGAAGCGTTGCGGAAGTTCGGCGCCGACCGGGGCGCAACCGTCGTATTTCACTTTCACACCGGGCAGCTCGTTCAGACCGAGCCGGAGATTCGTCAGGTCCTGGACGCGGCCCCCGACCTCGAGCTGTGCATCGACGTGTCGCACGCGCAGCTCATCGGCTGGGACGCGTGCGAGTGCCTGCGCGAGTTCGCCCAGCGGCTGTCCTACGTCCACCTGCAGGACTACCGCGGCTGGCGCTACGTCAACGTCGGTGGCGGCGACCTGTTTCCCAGTATTCCGGCGATCTTCGACACCCTCGACGACATTCAGTTCGACGGCTGGGTCGTCTGCCACGGCGGACGCCTGGTGGATCAGCCGCCGCGCGAACGGGCGCGCATCTCGCGCGAATACCTGCGGAGCATCGGGCGGTAG
- a CDS encoding M20/M25/M40 family metallo-hydrolase, whose translation MTTPTGPVAIDPDRLLKIFVDILSVDSYWGNENRVVAILQPLLEDVGVICSQDEIGNLIGKWPAKGKPSAPIMLNAHMDTVQPTPDMRPVVKDDAVYSDGSSVLGADDKAGVAAIIEAVLAVHDAGADHGPIEVVLTVGEDVGQFGADAFDPNDIESRVAFVLDAGGPVGDLVTHQAGSFGFEAVFHGRAAHAGIAAGDGINAIAMQARAVDNMPLGQVDDVTVANVGVVSGGQAANIVPPECKLVGQARSLDQDALERQMAAMRKACEDAAADLGGRVDYTQRGRFKATSFADDHPAIQLADTAIAAAGLTPRHISTYGGSDAQNFNEKGIATAILSVGYLDVHSVAESMPHDELRRLTDVTVQLILNA comes from the coding sequence ATGACAACGCCAACCGGCCCGGTCGCCATCGACCCTGACCGCTTGCTCAAGATTTTCGTCGACATCCTCAGCGTCGACAGCTATTGGGGCAACGAGAACCGGGTGGTGGCGATCCTGCAGCCGCTGCTGGAGGACGTTGGCGTGATCTGCTCGCAGGACGAGATCGGCAACCTCATCGGCAAGTGGCCGGCCAAGGGCAAGCCGTCGGCGCCGATCATGCTCAACGCCCACATGGACACGGTGCAGCCCACGCCCGATATGCGTCCGGTGGTCAAGGACGACGCCGTCTACTCCGACGGTTCGAGCGTGCTCGGAGCCGACGACAAGGCCGGCGTGGCCGCCATCATCGAGGCGGTGCTGGCGGTCCATGACGCCGGAGCGGACCACGGCCCGATCGAAGTGGTCCTTACGGTGGGCGAAGACGTGGGGCAGTTTGGGGCCGATGCCTTTGACCCGAACGACATCGAGTCGCGCGTGGCATTCGTCCTCGATGCGGGCGGTCCCGTCGGCGATCTCGTCACCCACCAGGCCGGCTCGTTTGGCTTCGAGGCGGTCTTTCACGGCAGGGCCGCGCACGCGGGCATCGCCGCGGGTGACGGGATCAATGCCATCGCCATGCAGGCGCGCGCGGTGGACAACATGCCGTTGGGGCAGGTGGACGACGTCACGGTCGCCAACGTGGGCGTGGTTTCGGGCGGCCAGGCCGCAAATATCGTGCCGCCGGAGTGCAAGCTCGTCGGGCAGGCGCGCAGCCTCGACCAGGACGCCCTCGAACGGCAGATGGCGGCCATGCGCAAGGCCTGCGAGGACGCCGCGGCGGACCTCGGAGGTCGCGTGGACTACACCCAGCGGGGCCGCTTCAAGGCCACGAGCTTTGCCGACGACCACCCGGCCATTCAGCTTGCCGACACCGCCATCGCCGCCGCCGGGCTAACGCCGCGTCATATCTCGACCTACGGCGGCAGCGACGCGCAGAACTTCAACGAAAAGGGCATTGCGACGGCGATCTTGTCAGTCGGGTATCTCGACGTGCACTCGGTCGCCGAGTCGATGCCGCACGACGAGCTCCGGCGCCTCACCGACGTGACCGTGCAGCTCATTCTGAATGCATAG
- a CDS encoding type II toxin-antitoxin system VapC family toxin, whose translation MSTLVLDASVACDWLLDDELDPRALRVAERVSRDGALVPQLWHLEVRNALVTAERCGRLTANGMSDRLNALRQLSVVTDAEPDLDAVVALARSHHISIYDATYLELARRHRATLGTLDVGLVEAAAAATVPVVE comes from the coding sequence GTGAGCACACTCGTTCTCGATGCGTCCGTGGCCTGCGATTGGCTTCTGGACGATGAGCTCGATCCACGCGCCCTGCGCGTGGCAGAGCGTGTATCGCGCGACGGAGCGCTCGTGCCGCAGCTTTGGCATCTTGAAGTGCGAAACGCGCTCGTCACCGCCGAGCGCTGCGGCCGCCTGACGGCGAACGGGATGAGCGACCGGCTGAACGCCCTGCGACAGTTGTCGGTTGTCACCGACGCCGAGCCCGATTTGGACGCGGTGGTGGCGCTTGCACGTTCACATCACATATCGATCTACGACGCCACTTACCTGGAGCTGGCGCGAAGGCATCGCGCGACTCTCGGGACCCTCGATGTTGGCCTCGTAGAGGCGGCCGCCGCGGCAACGGTTCCGGTCGTTGAGTGA
- a CDS encoding type II toxin-antitoxin system prevent-host-death family antitoxin → MREVRATDAKAHLAELLRQVESGETIAITRHGTAVAHLTPVPIGQRARWRESMDRLMQARSQWQPTGMSRAEIQAARHAGHRM, encoded by the coding sequence GTGCGCGAGGTGCGAGCAACCGATGCCAAGGCGCATCTGGCCGAGCTTCTGCGGCAGGTGGAGAGCGGCGAAACCATCGCGATCACTCGTCATGGCACGGCGGTTGCTCATCTCACTCCAGTGCCCATCGGGCAACGCGCCCGCTGGCGGGAGTCCATGGATCGGCTCATGCAGGCCCGCTCGCAATGGCAACCGACTGGAATGTCGAGGGCCGAGATCCAGGCTGCACGTCATGCCGGGCATCGCATGTGA
- a CDS encoding plasmid stabilization protein: MSKDGRDEGLKQHQRIGAAENQRPDKQAPRNTLRSLPDDATSANPDLGSSIRARFAPLGGIELELPPRELIRNPPHFN, from the coding sequence GTGAGCAAAGACGGTCGTGACGAAGGATTGAAGCAGCATCAGCGCATCGGAGCCGCTGAAAATCAGAGGCCCGACAAGCAAGCGCCCCGGAACACGCTGCGGTCCTTGCCGGACGATGCGACCTCGGCGAATCCGGACCTCGGCAGTTCCATTCGCGCCCGATTTGCGCCTCTCGGTGGCATCGAACTGGAGTTGCCGCCGCGTGAGCTCATTCGCAATCCGCCTCATTTCAACTGA
- the solA gene encoding N-methyl-L-tryptophan oxidase encodes MYDVVIVGAGVMGSATAYWLSRAGKRVALLDKYSPGHVRASSADESRMVRYQYRGQTLYTEMVAAAVELWKEFDRRMGTGFYREQGALALQAQPDNPPFMEGYEGLLELGYEPQWLDGDDVRRRYPHFTNIDSGYLLEGLGGYVAARSATQALAEAAAELGADLRTGAEVAELRESGGRVTRAITRDGRAFEAEVFVIAAGPWTPKLLPELSIPIRSTAERLHFLTPPDRDAYSYPRLPPFFVMDTNFYGFPVHWRGCVKVADDTIGATFDPDRDREHDDPEALAKLRDFLRRHMPDLGEAEVVYSKTCTYSMTPDSDFVIDFLPDRENAIVAAGFSGHGFKFGILIGQTLADLAVRGATRWDLTRFRLDREPVSMNGHW; translated from the coding sequence ATGTACGACGTCGTGATTGTCGGCGCTGGCGTGATGGGCAGCGCGACGGCCTATTGGCTCAGCCGGGCGGGCAAGCGCGTGGCGCTGCTGGACAAGTACAGCCCCGGCCACGTGCGGGCGTCGTCCGCCGACGAGTCCCGCATGGTGCGCTACCAGTACCGCGGGCAGACGCTCTACACCGAAATGGTCGCCGCGGCGGTGGAGCTGTGGAAGGAGTTCGACCGCCGGATGGGCACCGGCTTCTACCGCGAGCAGGGCGCCCTCGCCTTGCAGGCCCAGCCCGACAATCCGCCGTTCATGGAGGGCTACGAGGGGCTGCTCGAGCTCGGCTACGAGCCGCAGTGGCTCGACGGGGACGACGTGCGGCGGCGGTATCCCCACTTCACGAACATCGACTCCGGGTACCTGCTGGAGGGCCTGGGCGGCTATGTGGCCGCGAGATCCGCGACGCAGGCGCTTGCCGAAGCGGCCGCGGAGCTTGGCGCCGACCTGCGGACCGGCGCCGAGGTTGCGGAGTTGCGCGAGTCAGGCGGCCGCGTCACGCGGGCGATCACCCGAGACGGGCGCGCGTTCGAAGCCGAGGTCTTCGTGATTGCCGCGGGACCGTGGACTCCGAAGCTGCTGCCCGAGCTTTCGATTCCCATTCGGTCCACCGCCGAGCGGCTCCACTTCCTCACGCCCCCCGACCGCGACGCCTACTCGTATCCCCGACTGCCGCCATTTTTTGTAATGGACACGAACTTCTACGGGTTTCCGGTGCACTGGCGCGGCTGCGTGAAGGTGGCCGACGACACCATCGGCGCGACGTTCGATCCCGACCGCGACCGCGAGCACGACGACCCCGAAGCACTGGCGAAGCTGCGGGACTTCCTGCGCCGCCACATGCCCGACCTCGGTGAGGCGGAGGTGGTCTACAGCAAGACCTGCACCTATTCCATGACACCCGACTCCGACTTTGTGATCGACTTCTTGCCGGATCGAGAAAACGCCATCGTGGCGGCGGGATTCTCGGGACACGGATTCAAGTTCGGCATCCTGATCGGCCAGACATTGGCGGACCTCGCCGTTCGCGGCGCCACGCGCTGGGACCTGACGCGTTTTCGCTTGGACCGCGAACCGGTTTCCATGAACGGGCACTGGTAG
- a CDS encoding membrane dipeptidase, with amino-acid sequence MTTEPWVASAAARRLFGEAVVIDGLDTSNWGDEQVFRDLRDGGVTAVNATCAIWEGFEETLANITAWLRWFDDSADYIRPVRCVADIHAAKAEGRAGIILGWQNAAPVGNDVRRFRLFHALGVRIVQLTYNERNLFGNGCWERHDDGLSVIGLAAIREMNRLGILIDLSHVGDRTVLETIEHSEQPVAFTHANARSQTDYPRNKTDEAIRALTSCGGIVGANAFPAHHRHGYDSTLDDYLDAVDYLVDMVGDDQVAIGTDFCMGRSLEWFDWIGASHGREPYLDSGDVPQPFRLLQGFANPLEFVNVAEGLLRRGYSEDAARKILGGNWLRLFGEVWRDD; translated from the coding sequence ATGACGACTGAACCATGGGTCGCAAGCGCCGCGGCCCGCCGCCTCTTCGGCGAAGCCGTCGTGATCGACGGTCTCGACACCAGCAACTGGGGCGACGAGCAGGTCTTCCGCGATCTGCGCGACGGAGGAGTGACGGCCGTCAACGCCACCTGTGCGATTTGGGAGGGATTCGAGGAAACCCTCGCCAACATCACCGCCTGGCTGCGCTGGTTCGACGACTCTGCGGACTACATCCGCCCGGTGCGCTGCGTGGCCGACATTCACGCCGCCAAGGCTGAAGGGCGCGCCGGCATCATTCTGGGTTGGCAAAACGCCGCGCCGGTGGGCAATGACGTGCGGCGCTTCCGCCTATTCCACGCGCTCGGGGTGCGCATCGTCCAACTCACGTACAACGAGCGGAACCTCTTCGGCAACGGCTGCTGGGAGCGCCATGACGACGGCTTGAGCGTCATCGGCCTGGCGGCGATTCGCGAGATGAACCGGCTGGGCATCCTCATCGATCTCTCGCACGTGGGCGACCGCACGGTGCTGGAGACAATCGAGCACTCGGAGCAGCCCGTGGCGTTCACGCACGCCAACGCGCGCTCTCAGACCGACTATCCCCGCAACAAGACCGACGAGGCGATTCGCGCTCTCACCAGCTGCGGCGGCATCGTCGGCGCCAATGCGTTTCCGGCGCACCACCGCCATGGCTACGACTCGACGCTGGACGACTACCTGGATGCCGTCGACTACCTGGTGGACATGGTCGGCGACGACCAGGTGGCCATCGGCACGGACTTCTGCATGGGACGATCGCTCGAGTGGTTCGACTGGATCGGGGCGTCGCATGGCCGCGAGCCCTATCTCGATTCAGGCGACGTGCCGCAACCCTTCCGTCTCCTGCAGGGCTTCGCCAATCCGCTGGAATTCGTGAACGTGGCCGAGGGCCTGCTGCGGCGGGGCTACAGCGAAGACGCGGCGCGCAAGATCCTGGGCGGGAATTGGCTGCGGCTCTTCGGCGAGGTCTGGCGCGACGACTGA
- a CDS encoding cache domain-containing protein, translated as MAVGADAEADAQTMAYVSAAIAKYDEDGLAATVEFYNSEASIEGDRSLLMVDRSSLTVLVAPIFGNLVGVTLPPAHSLTRLVRGVADSGWVNHLQTNPATGQRDSKRSYFVLHDGVVFGSGHFSVRANLAGIIREYVSNAIGHYQTEGLDATIDFYNSRESVDGELYLFLMDADDIYLAHPIFPHLIGTDVKDVVGSNGYELGIEIAKATAEGHWVEYLWPNPVTGREEPKTTWVVRHEGLIFASGYYTPDPMAEPPAWLNADPREYTVEYVQRAIARYERDGLESMTNFYNSTAAFEGQFYLFAMDANDIYFIHPLFPRLIGTDIKDVVGSDGFELGKAIAEATEEGIWVEYLWPHPVTLQEAPKVTFAIRHDGRIFASGYYPAAEDPEAHTMAYVQAAIDRYEADGLEATVAHYNTSESFDGASFLFLVDENDLYLVHPLLPQRIGTDVKLLRARGLDGVVFNYGEQIAGVTEEGRWFHILRPSAQGTGSAAHAWVIRHDGLIFGSAYFDDE; from the coding sequence ATGGCCGTTGGCGCCGACGCCGAGGCAGACGCGCAGACGATGGCGTATGTTTCGGCGGCCATTGCCAAGTACGACGAGGACGGCCTGGCGGCCACCGTCGAGTTCTACAACAGCGAGGCGAGCATCGAGGGCGATCGCTCGCTGCTCATGGTCGACCGATCAAGCTTGACCGTCTTAGTCGCGCCAATCTTCGGCAACCTGGTTGGGGTGACGCTGCCACCCGCTCACTCACTGACCCGGCTTGTCCGCGGCGTGGCCGATAGCGGGTGGGTCAATCACTTGCAGACGAATCCCGCGACCGGCCAGCGCGATTCCAAGCGAAGCTACTTCGTGCTCCACGACGGCGTCGTCTTTGGATCTGGACACTTCTCGGTCCGGGCGAACCTCGCGGGAATCATTCGCGAGTACGTGAGCAACGCCATCGGGCACTACCAGACGGAAGGCCTGGACGCGACCATCGACTTCTACAACAGCCGCGAGAGCGTTGACGGCGAGCTGTACCTGTTCCTGATGGATGCCGACGACATCTATCTCGCCCATCCGATCTTTCCCCACCTGATCGGCACGGACGTGAAGGACGTCGTGGGATCCAACGGCTATGAGCTCGGGATCGAGATCGCCAAAGCCACTGCCGAGGGGCACTGGGTCGAGTACTTGTGGCCCAACCCGGTGACGGGTCGGGAAGAGCCCAAGACCACCTGGGTGGTTCGGCACGAGGGTCTGATCTTTGCCTCCGGCTACTACACGCCGGATCCCATGGCAGAGCCACCGGCTTGGCTCAACGCGGATCCGCGCGAATACACGGTCGAGTACGTGCAGCGGGCCATCGCGCGTTACGAGCGCGACGGCCTGGAGTCGATGACGAACTTCTACAACAGCACGGCGGCCTTCGAAGGGCAGTTCTACCTGTTCGCGATGGATGCGAACGACATCTACTTCATCCATCCGCTCTTCCCGCGTCTGATCGGCACCGACATCAAGGACGTTGTCGGGTCTGACGGGTTTGAGCTCGGGAAGGCGATCGCGGAGGCGACGGAGGAAGGCATCTGGGTCGAATACCTGTGGCCGCACCCGGTGACGCTGCAGGAAGCCCCCAAGGTCACCTTTGCCATCCGACACGACGGACGGATCTTCGCCTCGGGCTACTACCCGGCGGCCGAGGACCCGGAGGCGCACACGATGGCCTACGTGCAGGCGGCGATCGATCGCTACGAGGCCGACGGCCTGGAGGCAACGGTTGCCCACTACAACACCTCGGAGAGCTTTGACGGCGCCTCGTTCCTGTTCCTCGTCGACGAGAACGACCTCTACCTGGTGCACCCGTTGCTGCCGCAGCGGATCGGCACCGACGTGAAGCTGCTGCGGGCGCGCGGGCTCGACGGCGTGGTGTTCAACTACGGCGAACAGATTGCCGGCGTGACCGAGGAGGGACGCTGGTTCCACATCTTGCGTCCGTCGGCGCAGGGCACGGGCAGCGCGGCGCACGCGTGGGTAATTCGACACGACGGCCTGATCTTCGGGTCGGCGTACTTCGACGATGAGTAG
- a CDS encoding aminotransferase class V-fold PLP-dependent enzyme, with product MTDINAFVELREALPALRHYRCLNSGGVAPTPRVTLDLQQAFYDREAVMTTTNPELYQVYTAELAALRGEIAALIGADSDEIALIRAISEAISWVAAALELQRGDRVILTAEEHPSGYLPWLTLRDRLGLELVAIEVDGDDDSFLRDLEAVLTANTRAICLSHVTTERGVVLPVDAVSALARERGIVTVVDAAQSFGARPTDVRQLDCDVMAFPAFKWSMGPYGIGAMYVRRDVQERLHPSGSGGGAVTEAEFPPGSFGFHPTAERYEFGARPYALYAAWRSSIQLVNDLGLEAIQQRSAVLAADARRAFGDVPGAQIKTPDQGAARSGIFTVGLEGVPGMPLAEHCLKTHRILCRAAYGFTAVRFSFHAFNDASDIEAAANALEDSAR from the coding sequence ATGACTGACATCAACGCCTTCGTCGAACTGCGCGAGGCGCTGCCTGCCCTGCGCCACTACCGTTGCCTGAATTCCGGCGGCGTGGCGCCCACGCCTCGGGTCACGCTCGACTTGCAGCAGGCTTTCTACGACCGCGAAGCGGTCATGACGACCACGAATCCCGAGCTGTATCAGGTCTACACGGCGGAGCTGGCCGCGCTGCGCGGTGAGATTGCCGCGCTGATCGGCGCGGATTCGGACGAGATCGCGCTTATCCGCGCAATCTCCGAGGCCATCTCATGGGTCGCCGCCGCGCTCGAGTTGCAGCGAGGCGACCGCGTGATCCTCACCGCCGAGGAGCACCCGAGCGGCTATCTGCCTTGGCTCACGCTGCGGGATCGCCTGGGTCTGGAGCTGGTCGCGATCGAAGTCGACGGCGACGACGACTCGTTCCTGCGAGACCTGGAGGCGGTGCTGACGGCCAACACGCGCGCGATCTGCCTGAGCCACGTCACCACCGAGCGCGGCGTCGTGCTGCCGGTTGACGCCGTGTCCGCCCTGGCCCGGGAACGTGGAATCGTGACCGTGGTGGATGCCGCGCAGTCCTTCGGCGCCCGTCCCACCGACGTGCGCCAGCTTGATTGCGACGTCATGGCCTTCCCGGCCTTCAAGTGGAGCATGGGTCCATACGGCATCGGCGCCATGTACGTGCGGCGCGATGTTCAGGAACGTCTCCACCCATCGGGAAGCGGCGGCGGAGCGGTCACCGAGGCCGAATTCCCTCCGGGCAGCTTTGGTTTTCACCCGACGGCAGAGCGCTATGAGTTTGGTGCGCGGCCGTATGCGCTGTATGCCGCCTGGCGTTCCTCGATTCAGCTGGTGAATGACCTGGGTTTGGAGGCCATTCAGCAGCGCAGCGCCGTGCTCGCCGCCGATGCCCGGCGTGCATTTGGCGACGTGCCGGGCGCGCAAATCAAGACGCCCGACCAGGGCGCCGCTCGATCGGGGATCTTCACGGTCGGCCTTGAGGGCGTGCCAGGAATGCCGCTAGCCGAGCACTGCCTCAAGACCCACCGCATCCTGTGCCGGGCTGCCTATGGCTTTACCGCCGTGCGATTTTCCTTCCACGCCTTCAACGACGCCTCGGACATCGAGGCCGCCGCGAACGCGCTGGAGGACTCTGCCCGTTAG